From one Methanobrevibacter woesei genomic stretch:
- a CDS encoding rod shape-determining protein, with product MNIFGNDEEEPQINNNTRVISNSLGIDLGTLNTVIAKPSGDKFDLYQIPSVVAVKKDDPSEVLAVGEEAKKMLGRTPEDILAVRPLKKGVIENVVQAQALLIKAMQIGINEGESVGRIVIGIPGDSSEVEKNAAEEIGRKAGAEYVKVISEGLAAAIGAGLPIAEPNGTMVIDIGAGSTDIVIISLGGINDIETVRRGGDDIDNRIVELVAEKYNVAIGIHDAEAAKIEVGMIHCSEQLENLSVEVIGKSLETNRPKKVVIDSMLVADAVEPFMQDIIDGINVILERLSPELMMGVYNNAVAVGGSSRLRGLEERIFDEVAIPVKVSDDPMTVVAKGTAIVAAEPLALEPEVRLRAMK from the coding sequence ATGAATATTTTTGGAAATGACGAAGAAGAACCACAAATTAATAATAATACAAGAGTTATTAGTAATAGTTTAGGTATAGACTTAGGAACATTAAATACTGTTATAGCAAAACCTTCTGGAGATAAATTTGATTTATATCAAATTCCATCTGTTGTTGCTGTAAAAAAAGATGACCCTTCTGAAGTTTTAGCTGTTGGAGAAGAAGCTAAAAAAATGCTTGGAAGAACTCCTGAAGATATTTTAGCAGTTAGACCTTTGAAAAAAGGTGTTATTGAAAATGTTGTTCAAGCTCAAGCATTATTAATCAAAGCTATGCAAATTGGTATTAATGAAGGGGAAAGTGTTGGAAGAATTGTTATTGGAATTCCAGGAGATTCTTCTGAAGTAGAAAAAAATGCTGCTGAAGAAATAGGTAGAAAAGCAGGAGCTGAATATGTAAAAGTAATCAGTGAAGGTTTAGCTGCAGCTATTGGTGCAGGTTTACCTATTGCAGAACCAAATGGAACAATGGTAATTGATATTGGTGCTGGTTCAACAGATATTGTTATTATTTCTCTTGGAGGAATTAATGATATTGAAACTGTTAGACGTGGTGGAGATGATATCGATAATAGAATTGTTGAGTTAGTTGCAGAAAAGTATAATGTAGCTATTGGTATACATGATGCAGAAGCGGCTAAAATTGAAGTTGGTATGATTCACTGCAGTGAACAACTTGAAAATTTAAGTGTTGAAGTTATTGGTAAATCTTTAGAAACTAATAGGCCTAAAAAAGTTGTTATTGACTCAATGTTAGTTGCAGATGCTGTTGAACCATTTATGCAAGATATTATTGATGGTATTAATGTTATCTTAGAAAGATTATCTCCTGAATTAATGATGGGTGTTTATAATAATGCAGTTGCTGTTGGAGGAAGTTCAAGACTTCGCGGATTAGAAGAAAGAATTTTTGATGAAGTTGCTATTCCTGTTAAAGTATCTGATGATCCAATGACTGTTGTTGCTAAAGGTACAGCTATTGTAGCAGCAGAACCTCTTGCATTAGAACCTGAAGTTCGTCTTAGAGCAATGAAATAA
- the rnhB gene encoding ribonuclease HII, with protein sequence MDVLGIDEAGRGSVLGPLVIAGVSIPENKCSILERMGVKDSKRLTRSRRHILARKLEKMFDFKTVVISAKEIDDLRADGVNLNEIERWGMEKIISEMNPEKVIVDAVDIKADRFQEVISKSTGANVIAEHKADDKYIEVSAASIIAKQTRDELIAQINKDYRKMGGIGSGYPSDPTTKKFLANFTYDEMPDFVRKSWATVKNMK encoded by the coding sequence ATGGATGTTCTAGGAATTGATGAAGCAGGTAGGGGGTCAGTTTTAGGGCCTTTAGTGATAGCCGGAGTTTCTATTCCTGAAAATAAATGTTCTATTCTTGAAAGAATGGGAGTTAAAGATTCAAAAAGATTAACTCGTAGTCGAAGACATATTTTGGCTCGTAAATTAGAGAAGATGTTTGATTTTAAAACAGTCGTCATCTCAGCTAAAGAAATTGATGATTTAAGAGCAGATGGAGTTAATCTTAATGAAATTGAAAGGTGGGGAATGGAAAAGATTATTTCAGAGATGAATCCTGAAAAAGTAATTGTTGATGCAGTTGATATTAAAGCAGATAGGTTCCAAGAGGTCATTTCCAAATCAACTGGTGCTAATGTAATAGCTGAGCATAAAGCTGATGATAAATATATTGAAGTCAGTGCAGCATCAATTATAGCTAAACAAACACGTGATGAGCTTATTGCTCAAATAAATAAGGATTATCGTAAAATGGGTGGAATTGGTTCTGGTTATCCAAGTGATCCTACTACCAAAAAGTTTTTAGCTAATTTTACTTATGATGAAATGCCTGATTTTGTTAGAAAATCTTGGGCAACAGTTAAAAATATGAAATAA
- a CDS encoding MotA/TolQ/ExbB proton channel family protein encodes MIFEYLTQFFEYIMEIFTQGGVITYIILFIGVYGLLISIRKILYLRRISKVDTTEIFGIVTASMERGGAVEALKQINGFKNPISRIISETLKIGYKNKIEVEESMEQIFVVEIGKMTKGMNTLKTITELAPFLGLIGTVIGIWMTFETLGINPDASTMAEGIYVALITTIMGLAVAIVLLPLYTYIENLIEVEMDKIELATKMTNWGYGMVKVKVDSNVECALNALQEAEGVVNTRLISDPYANIKVSFKPSMLNKSISNIILEKCDVHAEITESKLRQ; translated from the coding sequence ATGATATTCGAATATTTAACTCAATTCTTTGAATATATAATGGAAATTTTTACTCAAGGAGGAGTAATTACCTATATTATTTTATTTATTGGTGTATATGGGTTATTAATTTCAATTAGAAAAATTTTATATTTAAGAAGAATTAGTAAAGTTGATACAACTGAGATTTTCGGTATTGTAACTGCTTCTATGGAAAGGGGAGGTGCAGTTGAGGCATTAAAACAGATTAATGGTTTTAAAAATCCTATTTCCAGAATTATTTCCGAAACATTAAAAATTGGTTATAAAAATAAAATTGAAGTAGAAGAGAGTATGGAGCAGATTTTTGTTGTTGAAATAGGTAAAATGACAAAAGGAATGAATACTCTTAAAACAATTACTGAATTAGCACCATTTTTAGGGCTTATTGGTACTGTAATTGGTATTTGGATGACATTTGAAACATTAGGTATTAACCCAGATGCTTCTACAATGGCAGAAGGTATCTATGTAGCACTTATTACTACTATTATGGGATTGGCAGTAGCTATTGTTTTATTACCATTATATACTTATATTGAAAACTTAATTGAGGTTGAAATGGATAAAATTGAGCTTGCTACTAAAATGACCAACTGGGGATATGGTATGGTTAAAGTTAAAGTGGATTCAAATGTTGAATGTGCATTAAATGCTTTACAGGAAGCAGAAGGGGTTGTTAATACAAGACTTATTTCTGATCCTTATGCAAATATCAAAGTATCTTTTAAACCTAGTATGTTAAATAAATCTATTTCCAATATTATTTTGGAAAAATGTGATGTTCATGCTGAAATTACAGAAAGTAAATTAAGACAATAG
- a CDS encoding ExbD/TolR family protein, translated as MAIDIESHKKKLKNRKPNINLVPLIDILFTLLIFIVITSNFSATDVQSTDSGGTGKPNVTDTSGTAEYYVMPVDNLHKVTVNNHDMSDEIRNNAVGVHSRVIDEGQVSIRPGEIIITTPSNFPYEEAVRAPEIS; from the coding sequence ATGGCAATTGATATTGAGTCACATAAAAAGAAACTTAAAAATAGGAAACCTAATATTAATTTGGTTCCTCTTATTGATATTTTGTTCACATTATTAATTTTCATTGTAATAACTAGTAATTTTTCAGCTACTGATGTTCAAAGTACAGATTCTGGAGGTACTGGTAAACCAAATGTAACTGATACTTCCGGAACTGCTGAATATTATGTCATGCCAGTGGATAATTTGCATAAGGTCACAGTGAATAACCATGATATGTCTGATGAAATTAGAAATAATGCAGTTGGTGTTCATTCGAGAGTTATAGATGAAGGGCAAGTTTCCATTAGACCTGGTGAGATTATAATCACAACACCTTCAAATTTCCCATATGAGGAGGCTGTTCGTGCTCCAGAGATAAGTTGA
- a CDS encoding IMP cyclohydrolase, whose amino-acid sequence MYTGRILSIGMNSDGKPYVAYRVSSRSFPNRQCLTFDNRAAIVPKEGFEKDIFENTYITYNCIRIVRNQAIVSNGSHTDVIADKIHVGMNIKDAIAYSLLTMDYEKDDYHTPRIAGVVTSTNNKEDYQCYIGIANDKKILVEEVPYGEAAFISTYGSQIHDKVDFTAKSSKEAAKFIFDQGIFANYKKPVTSSAALFDGEWKIDAYNP is encoded by the coding sequence ATGTATACAGGAAGAATACTATCAATTGGAATGAACTCTGATGGAAAACCATATGTTGCTTACAGGGTATCAAGTAGGTCTTTTCCTAATAGGCAATGTCTTACTTTTGATAATAGAGCAGCTATTGTTCCAAAAGAAGGATTTGAGAAAGATATATTTGAAAATACTTATATAACTTATAATTGTATTCGTATTGTTAGAAATCAAGCCATTGTTTCAAATGGATCTCATACTGATGTTATTGCTGATAAAATACATGTTGGTATGAATATTAAGGATGCAATAGCTTATTCCTTATTAACTATGGATTATGAAAAAGATGATTATCACACTCCTAGAATTGCAGGAGTTGTAACTTCTACTAATAATAAAGAAGATTATCAATGTTATATTGGTATAGCTAACGATAAGAAGATTTTAGTTGAAGAAGTTCCTTATGGAGAAGCTGCTTTTATTTCAACATATGGATCACAAATTCATGATAAAGTGGATTTCACTGCTAAATCTTCTAAAGAAGCAGCTAAATTTATTTTTGATCAAGGGATTTTTGCTAACTATAAAAAACCAGTAACATCAAGTGCAGCATTATTTGATGGTGAATGGAAAATAGATGCATACAACCCTTAA
- a CDS encoding coenzyme F420-0:L-glutamate ligase, with translation MSIELIGLEEIPLVSQGDDVCELIKEALNKQNITLQHGDIILIAETLISKAEGNVIKLGDIIPSEDSIIIAQKSKKDSKLVEAIIQESREVVAVGPDFIITETKHGFVCANSGIDESNVDEGLATPMPENSDKSASIIREFLEEEYGEELAVIITDTQGRAFRNGAVGVAIGCSGIIPLWRRAGETDLYGRELQTTEVATGDELAAAASLLMGQANEGIPVVLIRGFENFDQLRDTTSGISPLLRPKEYDVFRK, from the coding sequence ATGTCTATTGAATTAATTGGTTTAGAAGAGATACCTTTAGTTAGTCAAGGTGACGATGTTTGTGAATTAATAAAAGAAGCTTTAAATAAACAGAATATTACATTGCAGCATGGAGATATTATTTTAATAGCTGAAACTTTAATTTCTAAGGCTGAAGGAAATGTAATTAAATTGGGAGATATTATTCCTTCTGAAGATTCAATAATTATTGCTCAAAAGTCTAAAAAAGATTCTAAACTTGTAGAAGCTATTATTCAAGAATCTAGAGAAGTCGTTGCTGTAGGTCCTGATTTTATTATCACTGAGACAAAGCATGGTTTTGTATGTGCTAATTCAGGAATTGATGAATCTAATGTTGATGAAGGACTGGCTACTCCTATGCCTGAAAATTCAGATAAATCTGCGTCAATTATTAGGGAATTTTTAGAAGAGGAGTATGGTGAAGAGTTAGCAGTTATTATTACTGATACTCAAGGAAGAGCATTTAGAAATGGTGCTGTAGGTGTAGCTATTGGATGTTCTGGTATTATCCCATTATGGCGTAGAGCTGGTGAGACTGATTTGTATGGTAGAGAACTTCAAACAACTGAAGTAGCTACTGGGGATGAATTGGCAGCAGCAGCATCTCTTTTAATGGGTCAGGCTAATGAGGGTATTCCTGTTGTTTTAATCAGAGGATTTGAAAACTTTGATCAATTAAGAGATACTACTTCTGGCATTAGTCCATTACTTAGGCCTAAAGAATATGATGTATTTAGAAAATAA
- the cofD gene encoding 2-phospho-L-lactate transferase encodes MITVLSGGTGTPKLLQGLKEIYGPANMNIIVNTLENDYFSGVYVSADVDTVLYTMADMINEEFWYGVRNDTFITHERLKELGYSELLRIGDIDRATKIQKTMLLENHTLSEAVNIQAQEMGIKSNIIPMSNENSEIELITDIGRLDFHDFLIKHQSSPEVLDIKYSNVIPSEGVVESIENSDAVIIGPSNPITSISPILYLEGVKKALKNTYTIAVSPIVGSDTVSGPASKFMKALDIEVSSVGVASLYKDFLDVMVIDEKDYDLKDELENIVDKVIVTNTIMKTLDDKKNLAGIILNNIK; translated from the coding sequence ATGATTACTGTATTGTCTGGAGGTACTGGAACTCCTAAATTATTGCAAGGATTAAAAGAGATTTATGGCCCTGCTAATATGAATATTATTGTTAACACTTTAGAAAATGATTATTTTTCTGGAGTTTATGTTTCTGCCGATGTTGACACTGTTTTATACACTATGGCAGATATGATTAATGAAGAATTTTGGTATGGGGTTAGGAATGATACTTTTATAACTCATGAAAGACTTAAAGAATTGGGTTATTCTGAATTACTTAGAATTGGTGATATTGATAGGGCAACTAAAATACAAAAAACAATGTTGCTTGAAAATCACACTTTATCTGAAGCTGTAAATATTCAGGCTCAGGAAATGGGTATTAAATCAAATATTATTCCTATGAGTAATGAAAATTCTGAAATTGAGTTAATTACTGATATTGGCAGATTAGATTTTCATGATTTTTTAATTAAACATCAATCTAGTCCTGAAGTTTTAGATATTAAATATAGTAATGTTATTCCTTCTGAAGGTGTTGTTGAATCAATTGAAAACTCAGATGCAGTTATTATTGGTCCTTCAAATCCAATAACTTCTATTTCTCCAATACTTTATTTGGAAGGAGTAAAAAAAGCTTTAAAAAATACTTATACAATAGCTGTTTCCCCAATTGTAGGTTCTGATACAGTTAGTGGGCCTGCAAGTAAATTTATGAAAGCTTTGGACATTGAAGTTTCATCAGTAGGTGTTGCTTCGTTATATAAAGATTTCTTAGATGTTATGGTTATTGATGAGAAAGATTATGATTTAAAAGATGAATTGGAAAATATTGTTGATAAAGTTATTGTGACTAATACAATAATGAAAACTTTAGATGATAAAAAGAACTTAGCAGGAATTATTTTAAATAATATTAAGTAA
- a CDS encoding GTP cyclohydrolase III codes for MIQMTLIQIDNYGPWTVTPRPRNESDLQILQAELYADLQRQIAMKKGLVFYTRFDNLLAITNGLNHEDHLRIQRSIKNRYPFTISMGVGAAETPHEAQKKATMALQKEGGAQSSERKQILAVDSLVDPEDSFVQVAHIDINSVTETLTDIESAFDTNFMVNKAQHYLMTKLIKKGALLFFIGGDNFMAPCNGLSEQEIEDILVEINDEIEIGLKAGIGRGRNAEDAAYMADLGLEEIRDHNNDMWTYVIEKEY; via the coding sequence ATGATACAAATGACGTTAATACAGATAGATAACTATGGTCCTTGGACTGTTACTCCAAGACCTCGTAATGAATCAGATCTTCAGATTTTACAAGCAGAATTATATGCAGATTTACAAAGACAGATAGCTATGAAAAAAGGTTTAGTATTCTATACAAGATTCGATAATTTATTAGCTATTACTAATGGTCTTAATCATGAAGATCACTTAAGAATTCAAAGATCTATTAAAAACAGATATCCATTCACTATTAGTATGGGTGTTGGTGCTGCAGAAACTCCTCATGAAGCTCAAAAGAAAGCTACAATGGCTTTACAAAAAGAAGGAGGAGCTCAATCTTCAGAAAGAAAACAAATTTTAGCAGTTGATAGTCTTGTTGATCCTGAAGATAGTTTTGTTCAAGTAGCACATATTGATATTAACAGTGTCACTGAAACATTAACTGATATTGAATCTGCATTTGATACTAATTTCATGGTAAATAAGGCTCAACATTATTTAATGACTAAATTAATTAAAAAAGGAGCATTATTGTTCTTTATTGGTGGAGATAACTTCATGGCTCCATGTAATGGTCTAAGTGAACAAGAAATTGAAGATATTTTAGTTGAAATTAATGATGAAATTGAAATTGGTTTAAAAGCAGGTATTGGCCGTGGAAGAAATGCTGAAGATGCAGCTTATATGGCTGATTTAGGCCTTGAAGAAATACGTGACCACAATAATGATATGTGGACTTATGTAATTGAAAAAGAGTATTAG
- a CDS encoding MJ0144 family RNA dihydrouridine synthase-like protein, with product MAGITDADFLNKVIPFGFDVATLGGFNLDSKTVSASEKIVSRGRKEFHFPEDVIFSHIENEALKIKQLNPDVKVSVNVRSTTPEPIIKVSKIPAVDIVEINCHCRQPEFLDINCGQNMLKRPDLKDFISAVVNNSNSEVSVKIRANVEGVDTLTVSKIIDKSGADYLHVDAMNPGVDDCDFDLLHEICKQTDIFVIGNNSVNSKAQIEKILKTGVKGFSIARAVISGKLDFDISCF from the coding sequence ATGGCTGGAATTACAGATGCTGATTTTTTAAATAAGGTAATTCCTTTTGGATTTGATGTAGCTACTCTTGGTGGATTTAATCTTGATTCTAAAACTGTTTCTGCTTCTGAAAAGATTGTTTCTAGAGGCAGAAAGGAGTTTCATTTTCCTGAAGATGTAATTTTTTCACATATTGAAAATGAAGCACTTAAAATTAAGCAACTTAATCCAGATGTTAAAGTTTCTGTTAATGTAAGATCAACTACACCAGAGCCCATTATAAAAGTTAGTAAAATTCCTGCTGTTGATATTGTTGAAATAAATTGTCATTGCAGACAACCTGAATTCTTAGATATTAATTGCGGTCAAAACATGTTAAAAAGGCCTGATTTAAAAGATTTTATCTCAGCTGTTGTTAACAATTCTAATTCTGAAGTTTCTGTTAAAATTCGTGCTAATGTTGAAGGTGTAGATACATTAACTGTTTCTAAGATTATTGATAAATCTGGAGCGGATTATTTACATGTGGATGCAATGAATCCTGGTGTTGATGACTGTGATTTTGATTTATTGCATGAAATCTGTAAACAGACTGATATTTTTGTTATTGGTAATAATTCAGTTAATTCTAAAGCTCAAATTGAAAAGATTCTAAAAACTGGTGTTAAAGGTTTTTCTATTGCCCGGGCTGTTATTTCAGGAAAATTAGATTTTGATATTTCTTGTTTTTAA
- the atwA gene encoding methyl coenzyme M reductase system, component A2, translating into MEFITFKNITKSFNGVNVLKNINLKISEGDTLGILGRSGSGKSVLINMLRGILDYKPEEGQILFNIAVCPDCLAVESPSHAGEKCSCGGTYELRENVDFFNSERKLFASIKRRIAIMLQRNFALYDEETVIENVMRAMNDEMEYEEKLYYALELLEMVQMNHRITHIARDLSGGEKQRVVLARQLAKNPMLFLADEPTGTLDPQTAVKLHRTLVEGVKDKGITMVITSHWPEVMVELADHVIWLEDGAIKEEGDPKTVVDNFLATVPIPEKVENPEIGAPEIVLEDVKKHYYSIERGVVKAVDGVNLTINKEEIFGIVGLSGAGKTTLTRMLIGLTDPSSGKIEARLGEEWIDMTKVGPLNRGRIIPYIGLLHQEYSLYPHRTILGNLTDAISLDLPAEFAKMKAIHVLVAVGFSEEKANNLLDKYPDELSGGETHRVALAQVLIKEPKIIILDEPTGTMDPITRVVVTDSILKAREELEQTFIIVSHDMEFVLDVCDRCTLMRGGKLLDTGTPEEIVKQLTSDEKEGMFK; encoded by the coding sequence ATGGAATTTATAACTTTTAAGAATATTACAAAATCATTTAATGGGGTAAATGTTCTTAAAAATATCAACTTAAAAATTAGTGAAGGAGATACTTTAGGTATTTTAGGCCGTAGTGGTAGTGGAAAATCTGTTTTAATCAACATGCTTAGAGGTATATTGGATTATAAACCTGAAGAAGGTCAAATTTTATTTAATATTGCTGTTTGTCCAGATTGTTTAGCTGTTGAATCTCCATCTCATGCTGGTGAAAAATGTAGTTGTGGTGGAACTTATGAACTTAGGGAAAATGTTGATTTCTTTAATTCTGAAAGAAAATTATTCGCCAGTATCAAAAGAAGAATAGCTATCATGTTACAACGTAACTTCGCATTGTATGATGAAGAAACTGTAATTGAAAATGTAATGAGGGCTATGAATGATGAAATGGAATATGAGGAAAAACTTTACTATGCATTAGAACTCCTTGAAATGGTTCAAATGAATCATAGGATTACTCATATTGCTCGTGATTTAAGTGGTGGGGAAAAACAGAGAGTTGTACTTGCAAGACAATTAGCTAAAAATCCAATGTTATTCTTAGCTGATGAACCAACAGGTACATTAGATCCTCAAACTGCTGTTAAACTTCATAGAACATTAGTTGAAGGAGTTAAAGATAAAGGAATTACAATGGTTATTACATCTCATTGGCCTGAAGTCATGGTTGAATTAGCTGATCATGTAATATGGTTGGAAGATGGTGCAATTAAAGAAGAAGGTGACCCTAAAACTGTTGTTGATAACTTCTTAGCTACTGTACCTATTCCTGAGAAAGTAGAAAACCCTGAAATTGGTGCTCCTGAGATTGTATTAGAGGATGTTAAAAAACATTATTATTCCATTGAAAGAGGAGTAGTTAAAGCTGTTGATGGTGTTAATTTAACTATTAATAAAGAGGAAATTTTTGGTATTGTAGGTTTAAGTGGTGCTGGTAAAACAACTCTTACAAGAATGTTAATTGGTTTAACTGACCCAAGTAGTGGTAAAATTGAAGCTAGACTTGGTGAAGAATGGATTGACATGACTAAAGTAGGTCCACTTAATAGGGGACGTATTATTCCTTACATCGGTTTATTACATCAAGAATACTCATTATATCCTCACAGAACTATTTTAGGTAATTTAACTGATGCTATTAGTTTAGATTTACCTGCAGAATTTGCTAAAATGAAAGCAATTCATGTTTTAGTAGCTGTTGGTTTTAGTGAAGAAAAGGCAAACAATTTACTTGATAAATATCCTGATGAATTAAGTGGTGGGGAAACCCATAGGGTAGCTCTTGCTCAAGTACTTATTAAAGAACCTAAAATCATTATTCTTGATGAACCTACAGGTACTATGGATCCAATTACTCGTGTAGTTGTCACTGATTCAATATTAAAAGCAAGAGAAGAATTAGAACAAACATTTATTATTGTTTCTCACGATATGGAATTTGTTTTAGATGTTTGTGACAGATGTACTTTAATGAGGGGAGGTAAGTTATTAGATACTGGTACTCCTGAAGAAATCGTTAAACAGTTAACATCTGATGAAAAAGAAGGAATGTTTAAATAA
- a CDS encoding methanogenesis marker 9 domain-containing protein translates to MAWDDAPSHICRGGDVRGLAFCCPPVKPCPIMYALEEVGLTPQEYIDIKNKFANETRLGEGTGTCFGSLVWCCKPSKPCPLRDMTLRNMNMTHDEYLDLKKQLAEALVGVEGESKDDNAKALSETFSITKTEALKVLEDCNNDLRLAVKLLKVKSLEESD, encoded by the coding sequence ATGGCTTGGGATGATGCACCGTCACATATTTGTAGAGGTGGAGATGTAAGGGGATTAGCATTTTGTTGCCCTCCAGTTAAACCATGTCCTATAATGTATGCTTTAGAGGAAGTAGGACTTACTCCACAAGAATATATTGATATTAAAAATAAATTTGCAAATGAAACTAGATTAGGTGAAGGAACAGGAACTTGTTTTGGATCTTTAGTTTGGTGTTGTAAACCATCTAAACCTTGTCCTTTACGTGATATGACTTTGAGAAATATGAATATGACTCATGATGAGTATTTAGATTTAAAAAAACAATTAGCTGAGGCATTGGTTGGAGTTGAAGGTGAATCTAAAGATGATAATGCCAAAGCACTTTCAGAAACTTTTAGCATAACTAAAACTGAAGCTTTAAAAGTTTTAGAAGATTGTAATAATGACTTAAGATTAGCTGTTAAACTATTAAAAGTCAAATCTTTGGAAGAATCTGATTAA
- a CDS encoding precorrin-2 dehydrogenase/sirohydrochlorin ferrochelatase family protein: MNWTSVYLKTNSLNVFILGTGEVATRRADKFLSHGASVKLAGDSLDSSIEEKGAILVSTEDVDELVNWADLVIIASGDRELSNYVASIADNKLLNRADFPNEGNLIVPTSFNIGNVEISIFTNGKSPLMARQLRKRIQEIITDEDLIKMELQDYARSILKEKVDDQKERRTYLYTIFEDKNIHNLIEKNKIDEAKAYIYNLINEN, encoded by the coding sequence ATGAATTGGACTTCTGTTTATTTAAAAACTAATTCTTTAAATGTTTTTATTTTGGGAACTGGAGAGGTTGCAACTAGGAGAGCTGACAAATTTTTAAGTCATGGGGCATCTGTTAAATTGGCAGGTGATTCATTAGATTCTTCTATTGAAGAAAAAGGTGCAATTTTAGTTTCTACAGAGGATGTTGATGAACTAGTAAACTGGGCGGATTTAGTAATAATAGCTAGTGGAGACAGGGAATTGTCCAATTATGTTGCTTCAATAGCTGATAACAAATTATTAAACCGTGCTGATTTCCCTAATGAAGGGAATTTAATTGTTCCAACTAGTTTTAATATTGGAAATGTTGAAATTTCTATTTTCACTAATGGAAAAAGTCCTTTAATGGCTCGTCAACTAAGAAAAAGGATTCAGGAAATTATAACTGATGAAGATTTAATTAAAATGGAGCTTCAGGATTATGCAAGATCTATTTTAAAAGAAAAGGTAGATGATCAAAAAGAAAGAAGGACTTATCTCTATACTATATTTGAAGATAAAAATATTCATAATCTCATTGAAAAAAATAAAATTGATGAAGCTAAAGCATATATTTATAATTTGATTAATGAAAATTAA